ATTGTTGCTGCGGTGCTGCCGCTCTGTTTGGTGCGCAAGAAACTCGTAGCAGCTCTCGTCAGAGATGCCATTGCCTGATGTAGGAGTATTTCAGAATTAAGATTTTTGATGCGTTCCGGGTAATCTGGGCATGGGGCGGGCAGGAAGTGCCTGGCATGGAGGTTGAGCTTGGGGAGCAACCATGGCAAGTTCCTCCAGCGCGTCGACGGAGCGCTAGTCCTTGCCGCCGTCGCGAGGCCCGCTCTCCCCAAGATGGAGAGCAAAATGTCATCGGGGAGCGCGGAGAGcatatcttcttcttcctcctcgtgtgCCTGCCTCGATTAAAAAGACGACGAGATCGATCACCATCCATGAAGGAAGAGATACAGTTGACGAACAAGAACACCGCACGTACTACCTTAATCAGGATGCACGACgtgaagagaaaaagaaagagcaagagcaagagcttacaaggcggcggcggcggcggcacacATTATTCGACTCCTGGTCCATGGATAACCTTAATTAGGACGCATCATCTTCTTTAATTTATTGAAAGGGAGGGCGGAGGGGGCAGTGGCTGCCGCGCCGCGTCCGACAAGGACACCAATTGAAACCCGGAGGCCGGGATGGAGCCGTGCCGTCGAGCCACCACCATGATTTATGTATCTACACCTATCTAAAAATACGAACCGTTTCTTTCATCACGCGTTTTCGTCGCCTGTCAAACTCCCTCGCCCGACGAGTTTCCACCCGTTTTTTTCGTCTGCCCGACCCGCTGGCCCCAATCCCTTGGCCTCCCAGTCGCGTCTTCTCCCTCCATCTTCCTCTAGGTCGCCGCTGCCTCCTGCAGTCCTGCCCCGATCCGTCCCCCGAATCCTCCTCAGCCGCATCCCCATCCGCCTCCACACCGCGTgcctcggccgccgctgcctgctgGCCTCCTCCCGCACTTCCTCCCTTGCCGTCGCCGCTACCTTCTGCAGCATAGGAGGCTGGAGGGGAAAGTGGCCATCGTTGGAGGAAGACGCGGCAGCCAAGGCGGTGCCTGCATGGGACGGTGTCCCGGCGGCTCGGGCCCCACGCATTGGCGGCCGGACGGCCATGGTGATGCCCCCACGCGGCGGTGCCTCCAGTCGACGGTGACCTGGCGTCTGCCTCCATGTGACGTCGACCACACGGCTTGCTTTTTCTGAAGGTGAACCTGCTGTTTACATAGCCTGTTGTTTGCCCAACCTGTTGGGAGTTTGGTGAAGCCTGAAACCTGTTAGGAGTTTGGTGAAGCCTGAAACCTGCTGGGAGTTTGCTGAACATATAATCCTCTATCCCAAAGTGTTTTCTTACGATTATTTCAACTGATTTACTACAACTATGTCCAGGACCTTGATCAGATCCTATAGAAACTTCAGTGCATACATATAGATTCCTGTTTAGAGGGCTTATTTATAAGGTGAGTATTCTCTGTGCATAATGGTGTAGCTCCTGGtttacacacacaaaaagcatgatgttctcttttttgttgGCTTGGAACAGAAGCAAGTACTCCCTcagatccatattagttgtcggaatattatatgtatacatacactttttaggcataaatacatccatatttgaacaaattgagacaattaatatggatcggagtgagtaataATATTCTTCGGTTTTCTTCTATCAGAATGGTAAGAACAAATGCACATGCAAGGATGAGTAATTCATATATGGATATAGGGACTGCTACGGGAATTACTTCATATGAAATGAGAGTTTGAATATATCCATTCTCTATAAAATTCTTGCTTGAACTCTTCGTTGAGATATCTTTATTACGTGATGTACCTAGGAGCAAATATTGTTGattagagaaagaaaaagggtcGTTTACCTCAGTACTatcctttattttttttgcccgCAAAATGAATTGCCCTATTATTCTATAGCTGCCCCAGAATCAGGAACAGTAACTCCAAGATATAGTCCCATCTATATCCATCTCCTGCAATTGCAAATTCTCAATCTTTTCGCTCATGGCAACATCCAGAGTCCACCTTATTTCTATGAACTCGCATATCTTTGAAGACACTGTGATCCTAAACGAGCAAAGCGGAGCGGACCGCAGCGGCTGTATCAGCACATGGGCACTACCACGGGCAAGGCACCatgatcaagaaaaaaaatcaatttgttCAAGCGGAGCGCAGCAAAGCGGCCGTGGCAACGTACGGACACTTTGCTAGTGTATAGTCCTCATCGTAAAATTACCTCCGTGCCGACCGACCTACAGCGCAAGGAGGAGGGACCTTTACCTcgtcccttcttcttcttcgacgacggcggcgttTCGTCCGGGCGCAGACATGACCGCGGCACAGCGTGAGGGAAGAAAACCTAGACTAAGCCAGATTGCCGGATGCCCACTATGCATCTGtatcctcttctcttcttttgggCCTCAATGGGCCAACACTAGCCTAGTCGCTTGTATTGTATGGCCCCGGGCTTCAAACGGCCGGGCCGGCAGCCGGGTAACGACGTTGTACGAGTGCCTGTACCTTTCCACCTGcctcgtaaaaaaaaaggtaatttACAGCCACCAACAGCACCACGACCAACACCGTCAAACATCCTGATTCACGTTGGATCaaagctctttttttttttgaaaattgagTCCACGTCATAGTTTCATCAAAGTCTAGCTGCAGGCAGTAGCCTTGTTGTCTTTTCTGCTTTGCTACTACAATGGCACTGTGTGTCCTTGCTCTGATGTTGGATTTGGCTGTTGGTGACCTGGCCACGAGTTAAGACCATCTCCAGCCGGCCCCTCTAAAAGCCCCCCAAACGTCAAATAGGAGCGTCGGCGCTAAAAAATCTATCCAGCCCACTCCCTTAAATCCAAAACGTAGCCGGCATGTCTCAAAAAtttagccggcgcccccaaaCCACTCCCTACTCACGGAGGGGGCTAGCGGGGGCGCTGGCTGAAGCTAAAAAGCAGCGGGCCATCACTGTTGGCGAGACAAACCAAATTTGGGGACCGATGTTTGGGGGGTGCAGCTGGGTGCCCGCTCCACTCCAAACAAATTGCTTGCACCGACGCCCTCTATATAGCCATGCGCTGGAAGATTTATTGGGGAGACGAGTGAAGATGTTCTAAGGAGGCATTTTCTTACAAGTCAGTTCGCTGGCCTGTCCTATTGGGATACAGTATTACAAATTTAAGCACCGTTcagatattattatttttagataAGCAGGAACTTCCTCCCCGGCTACACTCTATCGAATGAAGCCAAACCAAAATAAACCTCCCAAACGGGTCTCTTTGTGTGTcagccttttttttctagtgCCATATCTTTCAGATTAGCATTTGAGTCTATGAGTCTTTGTGTCTTCTTGTCATCTACGTACGTAGTACTGAGTAGTAGATAAAGAAGCATTACCTGGTcctgttgaaaaaaaaacattagcTATTCAAAATGTGAAGGCGGATTGGGTGACTTACCCATCCTGACAAAACGTGTGTTAGTCATGGGATAGCAAATAATCCGTAGCAAACATGAGACGATTCCAATGCCGAACAGCATTTTGGCTAGGGAACCTTCCCCACAAGATCGCCATGGGGACTAACACTGATTGTAATCCTCTGTTTGATCCACTATTCGCTGTAAAAAAAGATTTAAATCATTTTTCCTATGGAAAATTGTTAGTTCGCAATTCGTTCGTTTTAAATACCAGTGCATTTAGGGTCGTCTCAAGTCAAATTTTATCGACTTTGGATGATTTCTGTAGGAAAAACACCAACAACATATGCAACACCTAACTAGTATCATTAAGACTACCATTGAGCATGTTTTCTTATCACATTTGTGGTATTAAATGTGTTGACATTTTTATTTACAAGGTCGGTCAACGTTtacaaagtttgacttagaacaaactCAAATTTACAGATATTTAGAAATGGATTAAGTAGTACTGGTATACGAAAAACGCAATATTTCTTGCAATAACCAGCTGGCATCAAGGTTAAAAATAGCCGAATAAAAAAGGCGGGTGTTCCACCAGGTGTCAAGTGTTGGCCTTGTAGCTGCACCATTTTGACAGTCTATTTGAAAACATGGGGCTCTTATATTCTCC
This is a stretch of genomic DNA from Brachypodium distachyon strain Bd21 chromosome 1, Brachypodium_distachyon_v3.0, whole genome shotgun sequence. It encodes these proteins:
- the LOC100844327 gene encoding uncharacterized protein LOC100844327 isoform X4, yielding MDQESNNVCRRRRRLAHEEEEEDMLSALPDDILLSILGRAGLATAARTSAPSTRWRNLPWLLPKLNLHARHFLPAPCPDYPERIKNLNSEILLHQAMASLTRAATSFLRTKQSGSTAATMSLEIYLVGNYSHDIGPLVRDAIDNGMVKELDLSISDDKIPKHCKDADMVQKARNVDGFLRAYPNMLPCITRLQLYNLRFAEGVYDKCARFEPQSSRNLQFLLQEDRGALPS